The following coding sequences are from one Deltaproteobacteria bacterium HGW-Deltaproteobacteria-18 window:
- a CDS encoding response regulator: MRFLIVEDDISGVMLLHKILCEYGEIDDVADGPEAIKAFDSAWAEGDPYNIIFLDIMMPSMSGQDVLSIIRKKEIEMRIPQLKQVKVIITSALDSVDSVSQAFNEGRASAYLVKPILKHHVLEEMSKLRFD, from the coding sequence ATGAGATTTTTGATTGTTGAAGATGATATTTCAGGCGTCATGTTGTTGCATAAAATTTTATGCGAATATGGCGAAATAGATGACGTAGCAGATGGGCCAGAAGCTATAAAAGCATTCGACAGTGCATGGGCAGAAGGAGATCCATACAATATTATTTTTTTAGACATTATGATGCCAAGTATGAGCGGACAAGACGTCCTTTCCATAATCAGAAAAAAAGAAATTGAAATGCGGATACCTCAACTCAAACAAGTTAAGGTTATCATAACATCCGCTCTAGACAGCGTTGATAGTGTCAGTCAAGCTTTCAATGAAGGCAGAGCTTCCGCATATTTAGTAAAACCGATACTTAAACATCACGTCTTGGAAGAAATGAGCAAGCTTAGATTTGATTGA